A genome region from Triticum aestivum cultivar Chinese Spring chromosome 2B, IWGSC CS RefSeq v2.1, whole genome shotgun sequence includes the following:
- the LOC123045324 gene encoding probable serine/threonine-protein kinase PBL7: protein MGCFPCFDSGSDGELLYPKQGGGNGTSGRTAPAASSSGVGAREERPMVPPRVEKLPAGAEKARAKGNAGMKELSDLRDANGNVLSAQTFTFRQLTAATRNFREECFIGEGGFGRVYKGRLDGGQVVAIKQLNRDGNQGNKEFLVEVLMLSLLHHQNLVNLVGYCADGEQRLLVYEYMPLGSLEDHLHDLPPDKEPLDWNTRMKIAAGAAKGLEYLHDKAQPPVIYRDFKSSNILLGDDFHPKLSDFGLAKLGPVGDKSHVSTRVMGTYGYCAPEYAMTGQLTVKSDVYSFGVVLLELITGRKAIDSTRPHGEQNLVSWARPLFNDRRKLPKMADPGLQGRYPMRGLYQALAVASMCIQSEAASRPLIADVVTALSYLASQIYDPNAIHASKKAGGDQRSRVSDSGRTLLKNDEAGSSGHKSDRDDSPREPPPGILNDRERMVAEAKMWGANLREKTRAAANAQGSLDSPTETG from the exons ATGGGTTGCTTCCCGTGCTTCGATTCGGGCTCCGACGGGGAGCTGCTCTACCCCAAGCAGGGCGGCGGAAATGGCACGAGCGGACGGACTGCGCCCGCGGCATCGTCCTCCGGCGTCGGCGCCCGCGAGGAGAGACCCATGGTCCCGCCGCGCGTCGAGAAGCTCCCCGCAG GGGCTGAGAAGGCAAGGGCAAAAGGCAATGCCGGAATGAAGGAGCTTTCAGATCTCAGGGATGCCAATGGCAATGTCCTTTCTGCGCAGACGTTCACCTTCCGCCAGCTTACAGCTGCCACGAGGAACTTCAGGGAGGAATGCTTCATTGGGGAGGGAGGGTTCGGACGTGTTTACAAGGGCCGTCTTGATGGAGGCCAG GTTGTTGCTATAAAGCAGCTCAATAGGGAtggaaaccaaggaaacaaggaatTTCTGGTGGAGGTCCTCATGCTCAGTTTGCTGCATCATCAAAACCTTGTTAATTTGGTTGGTTATTGCGCTGATGGAGAGCAACGCCTTCTGGTGTATGAGTATATGCCCCTTGGATCATTGGAAGACCATCTCCATG ATCTCCCTCCTGATAAGGAACCGTTGGACTGGAACACTAGGATGAAAATTGCAGCTGGTGCTGCTAAAGGGCTGGAATACCTCCATGACAAGGCACAACCACCAGTTATATATAGAGATTTCAAGTCATCAAATATTCTATTGGGTGATGATTTCCATCCAAAGCTGTCAGACTTTGGTCTCGCTAAATTGGGTCCTGTTGGTGACAAGTCTCATGTCTCTACACGTGTGATGGGAACATACGGCTATTGTGCTCCAGAATATGCTATGACAGGGCAACTTACAGTCAAGTCAGATGTCTATAGCTTTGGAGTGGTGTTGCTTGAGTTGATTACTGGCCGGAAGGCCATTGACAGCACCAGACCTCATGGGGAACAAAACCTCGTGTCATGG GCACGCCCTCTTTTCAATGACAGGCGGAAGCTCCCAAAGATGGCTGATCCAGGGCTGCAGGGAAGATATCCCATGCGTGGGCTCTACCAAGCCCTCGCTGTGGCGTCAATGTGTATTCAGTCAGAGGCTGCTTCGCGACCACTTATCGCTGATGTTGTGACTGCTCTTTCCTACCTGGCGTCCCAAATTTATGATCCTAATGCGATCCATGCCTCGAAAAAGGCAGGTGGCGACCAGCGAAGTAGGGTTTCTGATAGTGGAAGGACGCTCCTGAAGAATGATGAGGCAGGCAGCTCAGGACACAAGTCGGATCGGGATGATTCCCCCAGGGAGCCTCCTCCGGGTATCCTTAATGACAGGGAGAGGATGGTGGCTGAGGCGAAGATGTGGGGTGCGAACCTGCGGGAGAAGACGCGTGCTGCTGCCAATGCACAGGGAAGCCTTGATTCTCCAACTGAAACCGGATAG